The proteins below are encoded in one region of Plutella xylostella chromosome Z, ilPluXylo3.1, whole genome shotgun sequence:
- the LOC105391689 gene encoding uncharacterized protein LOC105391689, which translates to MPLWLRIVLVLAICVAVAHSHKAKTQKSIDGMHDFTSPRNPILPSNLVDETSAESSPVIAGMMPDSFGEMFNFLDGDSFGIGPMHEFVYGWQAIVNTMSMKNNVEVRKRAGLQRFALAGINGITLISHIGVTEIMINGTRSYCFGGVSRPPGRRSVICKGALYQENRFSCRVPYLRYPTPLGYRYCIDKYASVHSLDGTYKTAYCGRGESIPKFHYDYICERRDVKIKRVNLTDPNERNNIKTPVVRRAEYYRGPYDILKACPDWYGCNLRISPESPNQEIPPRLLQGNDTAFVGQGGKYWLSLYYTPLSTYSIYFQAHAEYPWQSHRPVTTNNKKGGIWEQLLKANIGPDMNLHYNLNGIYNRYPAAAAVPDLMRNDGEIHPANFRTNVRDPANEGIHATRLGADGPDGQPNLGPYQFGRDAQAQGNFQQGQNMS; encoded by the exons ATGCCCCTATGGTTGCGGATTGTGCTAGTTCTAGCAATATGTGTGGCTGTGGCCCACTCACACAAAGCAAAA ACCCAGAAAAGTATCGATGGAATGCACGACTTCACCAGTCCCAGGAATCCGATACTACCTTCGAATTTGGTCGATGAAACCAGCGCG GAGTCCTCGCCGGTGATCGCGGGCATGATGCCCGACTCTTTCGGAGAGATGTTCAACTTTCTGGACGGAGACAGTTTCGGAATTG GTCCAATGCACGAATTCGTCTACGGCTGGCAAGCGATAGTGAACACTATGAGTATGAAGAATAACGTTGAAGTTCGCAAGCGAGCCGGCCTCCAGCGCTTTGCTCTAGCCGGTATCAATGGCATCACGCTCATATCGCATATAGGAGTAACTGAGATCATGATCAATGGAACTAGAAGTTACTGCTTTGGAGGGGTTTCTAGGCCGCCCGGCAGACGCAGTGTTATTTGCAAG GGTGCGCTGTACCAAGAGAATCGGTTCTCTTGCCGAGTTCCGTACCTGAGATACCCGACGCCGTTAGGGTATCGTTACTGCATAGACAAGTACGCCTCCGTTCACTCCTTAGACGGGACTTATaaga CCGCATACTGCGGACGCGGAGAATCAATCCCAAAGTTCCATTACGACTATATATGCGAACGCCGAGACGTGAAGATCAAGAGGGTCAACCTTACCGACCCTAACGAGCGGAACAACATAAAGACACCCGTGGTCCGTAGGGCCGAGTACTACAGAGGACCGTATGATATACTGAAGGCTTGTCCTGATTG GTACGGCTGCAACCTGCGCATCTCCCCTGAATCTCCTAATCAGGAGATACCACCGAGGCTTCTGCAAGGCAATGACACCGCCTTCGTGGGCCAAGGAGGGAAGTACTGGCTCTCGCTTTATTATACACCG TTGTCAACGTACTCCATTTACTTCCAAGCTCACGCGGAGTATCCGTGGCAGTCGCACAGGCCAGTCACTACGAACAATAAAAAGG GCGGCATATGGGAGCAGCTGCTGAAGGCGAACATCGGGCCGGACATGAACCTGCACTACAACCTGAACGGGATCTACAACCGCtaccccgccgccgccgccgtgcccGACCTCATGCGCAACGACGGAGAG ATACACCCAGCCAACTTCCGCACCAATGTCCGAGACCCTGCCAACGAGGGCATACACGCCACCAGGCTGGGAGCCGACGGGCCTG ATGGACAGCCGAATCTCGGTCCATACCAGTTTGGGCGCGACGCACAAGCGCAAGGAAACTTCCAGCAGGGTCAAAACATGAGCTGA
- the LOC125491313 gene encoding uncharacterized protein LOC125491313, with translation MHLLCSKSRINPLQNKNLTVPRLELNAALLLSVLIAKVTNTLKLKLKISRIYLFTDSQIVLAWLRTEVMKLTAYVANRVKAITNNTADCQWLYVNTKENPADYISRGVSPHELSGCDMWWHGPRFMHDSKYKFDENIELPAELPESRASAAISSNVGSAARPVTDILQGIHKYSSIQKMVRVLAYVLRFINNLKGSRVSHNFLSSTELNSALMLLIKYEQELYFKDEIESLKKNECVKGSLLSLHPFLDNLGILRVGGRLHHASIPYAQKHQAILPRESYVTECLVRSEHERLLHAGPRLLLSNINQKYWITNGLLYVKKITNKCIKCFRQKATASKQLMGSLPAGRVTALSRPFEKVGVDFAGPINVKLSRCSNCRAPMGPMKPFMKVPGPNKRVMYKLINGTNNGGYH, from the exons ATGCATTTACTCTGCTCGAAATCCCGCATAAATCCTCTCCAGAATAAAAACCTAACCGTGCCACGCTTAGAATTAAACGCTGCGCTACTCTTGTCTGTGTTGATTGCTAAGGTTACAAACACGCTTAAATTGAAACTAAAGATAAGTAGAATTTACTTGTTTACTGATTCCCAAATCGTGTTGGCTTGGTTACGGACTGAAGTGATGAAGTTGACGGCTTATGTGGCGAACAGAGTGAAAGCTATAACTAACAATACTGCTGACTGTCAATGGCTGTATGTCAACACCAAGGAGAACCCCGCCGATTATATAAGCAGGGGCGTCAGTCCACACGAGCTTAGTGGCTGCGATATGTGGTGGCATGGGCCTCGATTTATGCATGACAGTAAGTACAAGtttgatgaaaatatagaGTTACCTGCAGAATTACCTGAGAGCAGAGCCAGCGCAGCGATCTCCTCCAACGTAGGGTCTGCGGCTCGTCCAGTGACCGACATATTGCAAGGTATACACAAATATTCCAGCATCCAAAAAATGGTACGTGTcttagcctatgtgttaagatttattaataatttaaaaggcAGTAGGGTCTCGCATAATTTTTTGTCGAGTACAGAATTAAACTCTGCGCTAATGTTGCTCATTAAGTATGAACAAGAGTTATATTTTAAGGATGAAATTGAAAGTTTAAAGAAAAATGAATGCGTCAAAGGCTCGTTATTAAGTTTGCATCCGTTTCTAGACAACCTAGGTATTCTGCGTGTAGGCGGCAGGTTACACCACGCTAGTATACCGTACGCACAAAAACATCAGGCTATATTACCTAGAGAATCGTACGTCACAGAGTGTTTGGTAAGATCAGAACACGAACGCTTACTACACGCCGGACCTAGGCTGTTATTGTCAAATATAAACCAGAAATACTGGATTACTAACGGCTTATTGTATGTTaagaaaattacaaataaatgtattaaatgtTTCAGGCAGAAGGCCACAGCTTCCAAGCAGCTGATGGGTTCCTTGCCGGCCGGCAGGGTGACTGCTTTGAGCCGTCCCTTCGAGAAAGTTGGAGTAGATTTCGCAGGACCTATAAATGTAAAGCTCTCGCGC TGTTCCAACTGTCGCGCCCCAATGGGACCCATGAAACCGTTCATGAAAGTACCCGGTCCTAACAAGAGGGTTATGTACAAACTTATTAACGGTACCAATAATGGGGGGTACCACTAG